In a genomic window of Polyodon spathula isolate WHYD16114869_AA chromosome 21, ASM1765450v1, whole genome shotgun sequence:
- the phc1 gene encoding polyhomeotic-like protein 1 isoform X4, which translates to METDGDQNSGVANGNTASGGNSRPTQIAQMSLYERQAVQALQALQRQPNAAQYFQQLMLQQHISSAQLHSFAAVQQATLTASRQASSPNASFAQLTSTSQATMNLTTSSGGGALLTSRATGPAPSTQASALNQSVLLGSAGAGQGQMYLRVNRSLRTPLSSQFILMSGGAAAMATVQQQQQQQQQQEVPATNTSGHPDINQVQKQALRCPPSSAVLSVSAAPGPAQRTTLPKTEGAGQGEKKAGEAESGGGGVGINLTRNISNSQATLITTAPYSLLQQQFTSHQQQKSNPSQQQLLMHHQQQSASSLATHHTNQQQHQQANSAATAMQQTHHCTASSANATSNNSHCLASLANTSAHQQQHPSSSQSSRQMVLHTSTLSYQPRAITSVTNTAQILHTSVAVGLSQSTQSIGGAQTLVVQPLPPQNQTYENRLSVTRHSNLTPVPIQPKTSSQTVTAATQLKIPVPGSHCHTQFPVKHPPPILPAPPSHAPHIPVQLVGARQPGQVSAQALGLTQVIAVSSAQSCNSNSSTMGHIHNVQHSGVAQQHVHVKPLSGAVHDNSQANQHQQGGGGGGGGGGEKVQPVGSGNVGVSAATTSFGNVGMGFSSLVTTAAVLPQQLQLPHQQSLQQHQQKQQPKIVRPCSGAICGSVLGPGSISGASAATQTSATDVSAKTGAAAASGVYVQPLQLQVKQPVGGIKRKAEAGEQNEKKRESPPSLHPSLEGPYQKPDNTPEKNQASDLTPLVPSLSSPLTASRGVASDPSLLSSGHHGNDSKPPQAIVKPQVLTHLIEGFVIQEGAEPFPQLMSASKQQNPQNDDTELISTSSTVGGPVKDRQEGVSSLLAFSPSSLPDHYYQNTVSNGKSSLLKCEYCGNLELALQFRGSKRFCSMTCAKRLALIPAKARVRTPAMKTRLPPQTSPLPALNPPTPSRLRMIHPDPLLLSCHYMVSLTSCLRTLPTGAWRKCASSFPLCMAARRWQQSF; encoded by the exons GCTACACTTACAGCCAGCAGACAGGCCAGTTCTCCCAATGCCAGCTTTGCGCAGCTCACCAGTACATCCCAGGCTACT atGAACTTAACCACATCTTCTGGGGGCGGTGCCTTGCTGACATCACGAGCAACAGGCCCTGCTCCCTCCACACAGGCCAGTGCTCTGAaccagtcagtgctgctgggcagTGCAGGAGCGGGGCAAGGGCAGATGTATCTCAGA GTGAACCGCTCTTTGAgaactcccctctcctctcagtTCATCCTCATGTCGGGCGGGGCTGCTGCCATGGCAAcagtccagcagcagcagcagcagcaacaacaacaggaAGTCCCAGCCACGAACACCAGTGGCCATCCTGACATCAACCAG GTTCAGAAACAGGCACTACGTTGCCCtcccagctctgcagtgttgtctGTCTCAGCTGCTCCGGGACCTGCTCAGAGAACCACTCTGCCCAAAACAGAGGGAGCGGGACAGGGGGAGAAGAAAGCAGGAGAGGCAGAGAGTGGAGGCGGAGGAGTGGGCATCAATCTCACCAGGAATATCAGCAACTCGCAGGCTACTCTTATTACTACAG CACCTTACTCATTGCTTCAACAGCAGTTCACTTCTCACCAACAACAAAAATCAAATCCCAGCCAGCAGCAACTTTTAATGCATCACCAGCAGCAATCAGCAAGCAGTCTGGCTACACACCACACAAATCAACAACAGCACCAGCAAGCAAACAGTGCGGCCACAGCCATGCAGCAGACGCATCATTGTACCGCATCCAGTGCCAACGCAACTTCGAACAATTCCCATTGCCTTGCATCACTGGCCAACACATCCGCCCACCAGCAGCAACACCCCAGCTCCTCCCAGTCCTCCCGGCAGATGGTCCTCCATACCTCCACTCTCAGTTACCAGCCCCGAGCCATCACTTCAGTGACCAACACCGCTCAGATTCTGCACACCTCGGTGGCGGTTGGGCTGTCGCAGAGCACCCAGTCCATAGGGGGAGCCCAAACACTGGTGGTGCAACCATTACCACCCCAGAATCAGACCTACGAAAACCGCTTGTCAGTAACCCGTCACAGCAACTTGACACCGGTTCCCATACAACCCAAAACTAGTTCACAAACAGTGACTGCAGCTACCCAGCTTAAGATCCCAGTTCCGGGTTCCCATTGCCACACCCAGTTCCCAGTCAAACACCCTCCCCCCATTTTACCAGCCCCCCCTTCTCACGCTCCCCACATTCCGGTTCAGCTGGTAGGAGCCAGGCAGCCAGGGCAAGTGAGTGCCCAGGCTTTGGGCCTAACCCAAGTGATCGCCGTTAGCAGCGCGCAAAGCTGTAACAGTAACAGCAGCACAATGGGTCACATTCATAATGTTCAACACAGTGGGGTCGCTCAGCAACATGTTCATGTCAAGCCTCTTTCTGGGGCTGTCCATGACAACAGCCAGGCCAATCAGCATCagcaaggaggaggaggaggaggaggaggaggaggcgagAAGGTCCAGCCAGTGGGATCTGGTAATGTGGGTGTGTCTGCCGCCACCACTTCTTTTGGGAATGTCGGTATGGGCTTCTCTTCGCTGGTGACGACGGCAGCTGTTTTACCCCAGCAACTGCAGTTACCACATCAACAGAGCCTCCAGCAGCATCAGCAGAAACAACAGCCCAAGATTGTCAGACCCTGTTCTGGTGCCATTTGCGGTTCTGTTTTGGGGCCTGGAAGCATTAGTGGCGCTAGTGCCGCCACGCAGACCTCTGCGACGGATGTGTCAGCAAAGACAGGAGCTGCTGCAGCCAGCGGAGTATATGTGCAGCCACTGCAACTGCAG GTTAAGCAGCCAGTGGGAGGAATAAAAAGAAAGGCAGAGGCGGgtgaacaaaatgagaaaaagagagagagccCCCCCTCCCTTCATCCATCATTGGAGGGGCCATACCAAAAACCAGACAATACCCCAGAGAAAAACCAGGCCTCAG aCCTCACTCCACTTGTCCCCTCCCTCTCCAGCCCCCTCACTGCCTCCAGGGGCGTGGCCTCAGACCCCTCCCTCTTGTCCAGTGGTCACCACGGGAACGATTCCAAGCCTCCCCAGGCCATTGTGAAGCCACAGGTTCTGACTCATCTCATCGAGGGCTTTGTGATTCAGGAGGGCGCAGAACCTTTTCCT caattgatGTCAGcctcaaaacaacaaaacccacagaatgaTGATACAGAACTAATTTCAACAAGTTCAACT GTGGGTGGACCAGTGAAAGACAGGCAGGAAGGAGTGTCCTCTCTCCTAGCCTTTTCTCCTTCCTCACTTCCTGATCACTACTATCAAAACACAG TCTCGAATGGGAAGTCCTCTCTGTTGAAGTGCGAGTACTGTGGCAACCTGGAACTCGCGCTGCAGTTCAGAGGATCCAAGCGCTTCTGCTCCATGACCTGTGCCAAGAG ACTCGCTCTGATTCCAGCCAAGGCTCGGGTGAGAACTCCAGCTATGAAGACGAGGCTCCCTCCCCAAACCTCTCCCCTTCCTGCTCTCAACCCTCCCACTCCGAGCAGGCTGCGCATGATTCATCCGGATCCGCTCCTGCTGAGCTGCCATTACATGGTGAGCCTCACTTCCTGTCTGAGAACCCTGCCCACTGGAGCATGGAGGAAGTGTGCGAGTTCATTTCCTCTCTGCATG GCTGCCAGGAGGTGGCAACAGAGTTTCTAG
- the phc1 gene encoding polyhomeotic-like protein 1 isoform X5 — protein METDGDQNSGVANGNTASGGNSRPTQIAQMSLYERQAVQALQALQRQPNAAQYFQQLMLQQHISSAQLHSFAAVQQATLTASRQASSPNASFAQLTSTSQATMNLTTSSGGGALLTSRATGPAPSTQASALNQSVLLGSAGAGQGQMYLRVNRSLRTPLSSQFILMSGGAAAMATVQQQQQQQQQQEVPATNTSGHPDINQVQKQALRCPPSSAVLSVSAAPGPAQRTTLPKTEGAGQGEKKAGEAESGGGGVGINLTRNISNSQATLITTAPYSLLQQQFTSHQQQKSNPSQQQLLMHHQQQSASSLATHHTNQQQHQQANSAATAMQQTHHCTASSANATSNNSHCLASLANTSAHQQQHPSSSQSSRQMVLHTSTLSYQPRAITSVTNTAQILHTSVAVGLSQSTQSIGGAQTLVVQPLPPQNQTYENRLSVTRHSNLTPVPIQPKTSSQTVTAATQLKIPVPGSHCHTQFPVKHPPPILPAPPSHAPHIPVQLVGARQPGQVSAQALGLTQVIAVSSAQSCNSNSSTMGHIHNVQHSGVAQQHVHVKPLSGAVHDNSQANQHQQGGGGGGGGGGEKVQPVGSGNVGVSAATTSFGNVGMGFSSLVTTAAVLPQQLQLPHQQSLQQHQQKQQPKIVRPCSGAICGSVLGPGSISGASAATQTSATDVSAKTGAAAASGVYVQPLQLQVKQPVGGIKRKAEAGEQNEKKRESPPSLHPSLEGPYQKPDNTPEKNQASDLTPLVPSLSSPLTASRGVASDPSLLSSGHHGNDSKPPQAIVKPQVLTHLIEGFVIQEGAEPFPQLMSASKQQNPQNDDTELISTSSTVGGPVKDRQEGVSSLLAFSPSSLPDHYYQNTVSNGKSSLLKCEYCGNLELALQFRGSKRFCSMTCAKRYNVSCIHQFRPKHKKVKGARLGDGGGVRMRRRGPHRSSSEIPCSKITVRNLDNKEL, from the exons GCTACACTTACAGCCAGCAGACAGGCCAGTTCTCCCAATGCCAGCTTTGCGCAGCTCACCAGTACATCCCAGGCTACT atGAACTTAACCACATCTTCTGGGGGCGGTGCCTTGCTGACATCACGAGCAACAGGCCCTGCTCCCTCCACACAGGCCAGTGCTCTGAaccagtcagtgctgctgggcagTGCAGGAGCGGGGCAAGGGCAGATGTATCTCAGA GTGAACCGCTCTTTGAgaactcccctctcctctcagtTCATCCTCATGTCGGGCGGGGCTGCTGCCATGGCAAcagtccagcagcagcagcagcagcaacaacaacaggaAGTCCCAGCCACGAACACCAGTGGCCATCCTGACATCAACCAG GTTCAGAAACAGGCACTACGTTGCCCtcccagctctgcagtgttgtctGTCTCAGCTGCTCCGGGACCTGCTCAGAGAACCACTCTGCCCAAAACAGAGGGAGCGGGACAGGGGGAGAAGAAAGCAGGAGAGGCAGAGAGTGGAGGCGGAGGAGTGGGCATCAATCTCACCAGGAATATCAGCAACTCGCAGGCTACTCTTATTACTACAG CACCTTACTCATTGCTTCAACAGCAGTTCACTTCTCACCAACAACAAAAATCAAATCCCAGCCAGCAGCAACTTTTAATGCATCACCAGCAGCAATCAGCAAGCAGTCTGGCTACACACCACACAAATCAACAACAGCACCAGCAAGCAAACAGTGCGGCCACAGCCATGCAGCAGACGCATCATTGTACCGCATCCAGTGCCAACGCAACTTCGAACAATTCCCATTGCCTTGCATCACTGGCCAACACATCCGCCCACCAGCAGCAACACCCCAGCTCCTCCCAGTCCTCCCGGCAGATGGTCCTCCATACCTCCACTCTCAGTTACCAGCCCCGAGCCATCACTTCAGTGACCAACACCGCTCAGATTCTGCACACCTCGGTGGCGGTTGGGCTGTCGCAGAGCACCCAGTCCATAGGGGGAGCCCAAACACTGGTGGTGCAACCATTACCACCCCAGAATCAGACCTACGAAAACCGCTTGTCAGTAACCCGTCACAGCAACTTGACACCGGTTCCCATACAACCCAAAACTAGTTCACAAACAGTGACTGCAGCTACCCAGCTTAAGATCCCAGTTCCGGGTTCCCATTGCCACACCCAGTTCCCAGTCAAACACCCTCCCCCCATTTTACCAGCCCCCCCTTCTCACGCTCCCCACATTCCGGTTCAGCTGGTAGGAGCCAGGCAGCCAGGGCAAGTGAGTGCCCAGGCTTTGGGCCTAACCCAAGTGATCGCCGTTAGCAGCGCGCAAAGCTGTAACAGTAACAGCAGCACAATGGGTCACATTCATAATGTTCAACACAGTGGGGTCGCTCAGCAACATGTTCATGTCAAGCCTCTTTCTGGGGCTGTCCATGACAACAGCCAGGCCAATCAGCATCagcaaggaggaggaggaggaggaggaggaggaggcgagAAGGTCCAGCCAGTGGGATCTGGTAATGTGGGTGTGTCTGCCGCCACCACTTCTTTTGGGAATGTCGGTATGGGCTTCTCTTCGCTGGTGACGACGGCAGCTGTTTTACCCCAGCAACTGCAGTTACCACATCAACAGAGCCTCCAGCAGCATCAGCAGAAACAACAGCCCAAGATTGTCAGACCCTGTTCTGGTGCCATTTGCGGTTCTGTTTTGGGGCCTGGAAGCATTAGTGGCGCTAGTGCCGCCACGCAGACCTCTGCGACGGATGTGTCAGCAAAGACAGGAGCTGCTGCAGCCAGCGGAGTATATGTGCAGCCACTGCAACTGCAG GTTAAGCAGCCAGTGGGAGGAATAAAAAGAAAGGCAGAGGCGGgtgaacaaaatgagaaaaagagagagagccCCCCCTCCCTTCATCCATCATTGGAGGGGCCATACCAAAAACCAGACAATACCCCAGAGAAAAACCAGGCCTCAG aCCTCACTCCACTTGTCCCCTCCCTCTCCAGCCCCCTCACTGCCTCCAGGGGCGTGGCCTCAGACCCCTCCCTCTTGTCCAGTGGTCACCACGGGAACGATTCCAAGCCTCCCCAGGCCATTGTGAAGCCACAGGTTCTGACTCATCTCATCGAGGGCTTTGTGATTCAGGAGGGCGCAGAACCTTTTCCT caattgatGTCAGcctcaaaacaacaaaacccacagaatgaTGATACAGAACTAATTTCAACAAGTTCAACT GTGGGTGGACCAGTGAAAGACAGGCAGGAAGGAGTGTCCTCTCTCCTAGCCTTTTCTCCTTCCTCACTTCCTGATCACTACTATCAAAACACAG TCTCGAATGGGAAGTCCTCTCTGTTGAAGTGCGAGTACTGTGGCAACCTGGAACTCGCGCTGCAGTTCAGAGGATCCAAGCGCTTCTGCTCCATGACCTGTGCCAAGAG GTACAATGTGAGCTGCATTCACCAGTTCCGCCCGAAACATAAGAAAGTGAAGGGGGCCAGGCTTGGGGATGGGGGAGGAGTCAGGATGAGGCGCAGGGGTCCTCACAGGAGCAGCAGCGAGATTCCCTGCTCAAAAATCACTGTTAGAAACCTTGATAAcaag GAACTTTAG